CTCCGGACGTTCCTGGCCTTCCCGAAGTGGTTCTACGACAACCTGCCGGTGAACACGATGACCGAGCCGCGCTCGACGCCGGGCGGGCTGACCACGCAGTTCTCCTCGGCCGGGCACTACGAGCTGGGTGACGAAGAGGCGATGATCGTCACCGTGCCGCGCTGTGCCGACGCGCCGTACCAGGGCATCCAGCTCGGCAGCCTCTGGTACGTCTCGCTGGACTACATCAACCACCAGACGAGCCTCACCGCCGACCAGGCGCGCGTCGACCCGGACGGCAAGATCCGGTTCGTCATCAGCGAGCGCGACCCCGGCGTGGCGAACTGGCTGGAGCGCAACGGCCACGACCGCGGGTACGTCCAGATCCGGTGGCAGCGGCTCGCGCGGGACCTCGGCCCGGCCGACGGGCCGGTCGTCGAGGTGGTCAAGGTGGACGAGCTGCCCGACCGGCTGCCGTTTTACGACGACGCCCGGGTGACGCCTGAGGAATGGGCGTCGAGGATCGCGGCCCGGCAGGACGCCGTCGCCGCCCGGATGCTGGGGTGAGCGTGGCGGAGTTGTTGCAGGGCAAGGTGGTCGTGGTCTCGGGTATCGGCCCGGGGCTCGGCCGGTCGATCGCCGTGCGCAGCGCGCTCGCCGGCGCGGACGTCGTGCTCGCGGCGCGCACCGAGTCGCGGCTGACCGAGGTCGCGAAGGAGGTCACCGACCTCGGCCGTCGTGCCGTCGCGGTTCGCACCGACATCGACGACGAAGACTCCGCTGCTCACTTGGTGAGCGAGGCTGTCGAGGCCTTCGGCCGGGTGGACGCGGTGGTGCACAACGCCTTCGCCGTCCCGCCGCTGACCGATCTGGCCACTGTGGACCTGGACGCCGTCCGCGCCGGGTTCGAGACGGCCGGGATCTCGGTGCTCCGGCTGACCCGGCTGTTCCTGCCCGCGCTCAAGGAGAGCAAGGGCTCGCTGGTGATGATCAACTCGGCGGTCCTGCGGCATTCGCGGCGCACGTTCGGCGCGTACAAGATGGCGAAGTCCGCGCTGCTCTCGCTTTCGCAGAGCCTCGCCAGCGAACTCGGGCCGGACGGGATCCGCGTCAACACCGTCGCACCCGGGTACATCTGGGCGCCGAACCTCAAGTGGTACTTCAACTACCTGGCCAAGGAACGCGGAATCACGCCGGAAGAGGTGTACGCCGAAACGGCGTCCACAATAGACCTGCGGAAGCTGCCGGAGCCCGACGAAATCGCCGACGCCGTGGTGTTCCTCGCCTCGCCGATGGCGCGCGCGATCACCGGGCAGTGCCTCGACGTCAACGGCGGCGAGTACCACCACTAGGAGGATCCATGCTCCCCGGCCGCGAAGACGTCGGCACCGTCGAGGACCTGCACGCGTCGGCCACCAAGCTCACCGGGCTCGACGACTTCGGCGGCGACGAGCACGTCGAAGGCATGCGCGTGCTGCTGGAGGCGTACGAGGCGGACGAGGACCTCACGCCGTTCGGCAACAAGGTGCACCGGGCGATGCTGCGCGGCGCGCTCGTCGCCCGGCTGCTCAGCGAGGCGGGCTGGAAGCAGCACCCGGCGTCGGCTTCGGTGGCGATCGAGCGGCCGATCTTCGTCACCGGCCTGCCCCGCACGGGCACGACGGCGCTGCACCGGCTGCTCGCCGAGGATCCGGGGCACCAGGGGCTGGAGGTCTGGCTGGCCGAGGTTCCGCAGCCGCGGCCGCCGCGCGAGACGTGGGCGGACAACCCGGTGTACCAGGGGATTCAGGCCGGTTACGAGCGGCACCACGTCGAGCACCCGGAGTTCATGGGCGTGCACCACATGTCCGCGGACCAGGTGGAGGAGTGCTGGCAGCTGCTGCGCCAGTCGATGCGCTCGCTGTCGTTCGAGTGCCTCGCGCACGTGCCGCGCTACTCGAATTGGCTCGCGAAGCAGGACTGGACCGACGCCTACGCCCGCCACCGGCGCAACCTGCAGCTCATCGGGCTGCCGGACGCGGGCAAGCGGTGGGTCCTGAAAAACCCGAGTCACCTCTTCGCCTTGGACGCGTTGATGGCGGCGTACCCGGACGCGCTGGTGGTCCAGACGCACCGCGCGCCCGGGACGATCATGGGCTCGATGTGCAGCCTCGCGGAGAAGGCCGCCGACGGCTGGTCCACGAAGTTCCGCGGCGAGGTGATCGGCAGGTCCCAGCTCGGCCTGTGGGCCCGCGGCGCCGACGAGTTCGACGCGGCGCGCACCCGGTACGACGCGGCCCGGTTCTGCGACGTCCGGTACGAGGACTTCGTCGCGGACCCCATCGGCACGGTGTCCACTGTGTACGACCACTTCGGACTGACGCTCACCGACGACGCCCGGGCGGCGATGACCGCGCTGCACACCAAGAGCCGTTCGGGGGAGCGGAAACCGGCCCACCGCTACAGTCTGGCGGACTTCGGCCTGACGCCCGAGGAAGTCGACGAGCGCTTCGCGCGCTACCTCCGCACGTACTTCTAGCCGGCCGGGATGGGCTCCGCGAGAGCCGCGCGCGAGGGCGCCGCCGGGAACGGGTCGGCGAAGTACTGCGTCTCGTGCGTCACGAGGCCGCCGTCGAACTCCATGATGCTCACCGTGCGGGTCGGCACGCCGTCGTAGGTGATCACGCACTCGCTGACCCACAGGCCGCCGCCGCCCTGGATGCGGCGGATCGTGAAGTGGCGCTCGGCCGGATGACCGCCGCGCTGGGCCTGGATCTTCGCGCGGCCGCGGAAGCGCTCGCCGGACTGCGGGTAGTCCAGGATCGCGTCGTCGGCGTAGATCGCGTGCTCGCGCTCGACGTCGCCTTGTTCCGAAGCGGTCCAGTGCTCGACGATCGCGGCGCGGATCTCGGCGTCCATGCCGGAAACCCTACGCCGTGATCAGCTTGACGACGTCGTCCATCGACGGTCCGGCGGCCATCTCGGCGGCCAGTTCTTTCGCCCGGGCCCGGTAGCGCGGCTCGTCCAGGATCGCGCGGATGTCGCGGCGCAGCGTTTTCGGCGGGACCGACGCGCGGGTGCGGCCGATCCCGGCGCCGGACCACCGGACGCGGGCGGCCACCTCGCGCTTGTCCTCGCTGGCCCCGACGACGACCAGCGGGACGCCGTAGCGGAGCGCCTGGTTGACGCCGCCGTACCCGCCGTTGCTGACCATCGCGGCGCAGCGGGGGAGCAGCTCGTCGTAGGGCAGGAATTCGGCGACGCGGACGTTGTCCGGCAGCGGACCCGGGCTCAGCTTGCCGC
The window above is part of the Amycolatopsis camponoti genome. Proteins encoded here:
- a CDS encoding SDR family oxidoreductase, giving the protein MSVAELLQGKVVVVSGIGPGLGRSIAVRSALAGADVVLAARTESRLTEVAKEVTDLGRRAVAVRTDIDDEDSAAHLVSEAVEAFGRVDAVVHNAFAVPPLTDLATVDLDAVRAGFETAGISVLRLTRLFLPALKESKGSLVMINSAVLRHSRRTFGAYKMAKSALLSLSQSLASELGPDGIRVNTVAPGYIWAPNLKWYFNYLAKERGITPEEVYAETASTIDLRKLPEPDEIADAVVFLASPMARAITGQCLDVNGGEYHH
- a CDS encoding nuclear transport factor 2 family protein, which produces MDAEIRAAIVEHWTASEQGDVEREHAIYADDAILDYPQSGERFRGRAKIQAQRGGHPAERHFTIRRIQGGGGLWVSECVITYDGVPTRTVSIMEFDGGLVTHETQYFADPFPAAPSRAALAEPIPAG
- a CDS encoding sulfotransferase family protein, giving the protein MLPGREDVGTVEDLHASATKLTGLDDFGGDEHVEGMRVLLEAYEADEDLTPFGNKVHRAMLRGALVARLLSEAGWKQHPASASVAIERPIFVTGLPRTGTTALHRLLAEDPGHQGLEVWLAEVPQPRPPRETWADNPVYQGIQAGYERHHVEHPEFMGVHHMSADQVEECWQLLRQSMRSLSFECLAHVPRYSNWLAKQDWTDAYARHRRNLQLIGLPDAGKRWVLKNPSHLFALDALMAAYPDALVVQTHRAPGTIMGSMCSLAEKAADGWSTKFRGEVIGRSQLGLWARGADEFDAARTRYDAARFCDVRYEDFVADPIGTVSTVYDHFGLTLTDDARAAMTALHTKSRSGERKPAHRYSLADFGLTPEEVDERFARYLRTYF